In Erigeron canadensis isolate Cc75 chromosome 1, C_canadensis_v1, whole genome shotgun sequence, a single window of DNA contains:
- the LOC122608854 gene encoding homoserine kinase-like, translating into MAISHQHSFLTIPSSSSSSSSCFSSPKTTNLSHLHFPSSFRINLSLSSNHEPEPIYTSVKSFAPATVANLGPGFDFLGCAVDGIGDYVTLKVDPNVNPGDISISDISGSGNSSKKLSKNPLWNCAGIAAISVMKMLNVKSVGLSLSLEKGLPLGSGLGSSAASAAAAAVAVNELFGGKLGFSDLVLAGLESEAKVSGYHADNIAPAIMGGFVLVRSYDPLEFVRLKFPSDKNLCFVLVNPEFEAPTKKMRAALPGEITMKDHIWNSSQAGALVAAVLQGDLVGLGKALSSDKIVEPRRAPLIPGMDGVKKAALEAGAFGCTISGAGPTAVAVTDDEEKGREIGERMAEAFMKHGNLKASAMVQKLDRVGARLVSSIST; encoded by the coding sequence ATGGCGATTTCCCATCAACATTCATTCCTCACaatcccttcttcttcttcatcatcatcttcttgttTTTCATCTCCAAAAACTACCAATCTTTCCCACCTTCATTTCCCCTCTTCATTTCGAATAAATCTTTCATTATCTTCAAATCATGAGCCCGAACCCATTTACACATCAGTCAAATCTTTCGCCCCTGCCACAGTAGCCAATCTGGGTCCGGGCTTTGACTTTCTTGGCTGTGCCGTTGACGGAATCGGAGACTACGTCACTCTCAAAGTTGACCCAAATGTCAACCCTGGTGATATCTCTATCTCCGATATTTCAGGCTCAGGTAACTCTTCTAAAAAGTTAAGTAAAAACCCTTTATGGAATTGTGCTGGTATAGCTGCTATTTCTGTTATGAAAATGCTTAATGTTAAGTCTGTGGGTCTGTCGTTGTCACTCGAAAAGGGTCTCCCTCTTGGCAGCGGCCTCGGCTCCAGCGCTGCGAGCGCTGCAGCCGCGGCCGTTGCTGTAAACGAGCTTTTCGGTGGGAAGTTGGGTTTTTCGGATTTAGTCCTGGCTGGACTTGAATCGGAAGCAAAAGTTTCTGGGTATCACGCGGATAATATTGCGCCTGCCATAATGGGTGGGTTTGTTTTAGTTAGGAGTTATGACCCGTTAGAATTCGTTAGGTTGAAGTTTCCGAGTGACAAgaatttgtgttttgtgttggTGAATCCTGAGTTTGAAGCACCTACTAAAAAGATGAGAGCTGCATTGCCGGGTGAGATAACGATGAAGGATCATATATGGAATAGTAGTCAAGCCGGGGCGTTGGTGGCGGCTGTGTTGCAAGGGGATTTGGTTGGATTAGGAAAGGCGTTGTCGTCTGATAAGATAGTGGAGCCGAGAAGGGCGCCTTTAATTCCTGGTATGGATGGCGTGAAAAAGGCTGCATTAGAGGCGGGGGCATTTGGGTGTACAATAAGTGGAGCTGGACCAACTGCTGTGGCAGTTACGGATGATGAGGAAAAGGGGAGAGAGATCGGGGAAAGGATGGCTGAAGCTTTTATGAAACACGGGAATTTGAAAGCTTCGGCTATGGTTCAGAAGTTGGATAGAGTTGGTGCTAGGCTTGTTAGCAGTATATCCACATAG